The Burkholderia cepacia genome includes a region encoding these proteins:
- a CDS encoding lytic transglycosylase domain-containing protein, giving the protein MNAWLSWRPSEQHAQFVRSMLRRGTRVSHHLFSVVGCLAVAVALALWLLPTVRGTLAAKLMPVVSAAVQAGPARLLTGHPLPNFAPAGAQPQQEDSPETDALAVGLDVASDAVAQNDAADASRNGPSPVALAKLIPTQRVAADARDDRALASNREQALVATYLSRRYRVAQEPLGQLVKAAFQTGRDVGLDPLLLLSVMAIESGFNPYAESGVGAKGLMQVMSKVHSDKFEYFGGTDTALQPLANLQVGALVLKDCIARGGSLANGLRLYNGSTNPDDTAYGAKVMAERGRLRDVSHGRSVPVNAPQAPAKPIVTAAAVTAAAGGAKRVHATLEAAQPLTAKTAAPKAQQQDDASVDTAKQSHGDRSELGA; this is encoded by the coding sequence AACGCTTGGTTATCGTGGCGTCCTAGCGAGCAGCATGCGCAATTCGTGCGCAGCATGCTGCGGCGCGGGACGCGTGTCAGTCACCATCTATTCAGCGTTGTCGGCTGTCTCGCGGTCGCGGTTGCACTCGCACTGTGGCTGCTGCCAACCGTGCGCGGCACGCTCGCCGCGAAGCTGATGCCGGTCGTATCCGCGGCCGTGCAAGCCGGGCCGGCCCGTCTGCTGACCGGCCATCCGCTGCCGAACTTCGCGCCCGCCGGCGCGCAGCCGCAGCAGGAAGACAGCCCTGAAACGGACGCGCTTGCGGTCGGCCTCGACGTCGCATCGGACGCTGTCGCGCAGAACGACGCGGCCGATGCGTCCCGCAACGGCCCGTCGCCCGTCGCGCTGGCGAAGCTGATCCCGACCCAGCGCGTGGCGGCCGATGCGCGCGACGACCGTGCGCTCGCGTCGAATCGCGAACAGGCGCTTGTCGCGACCTACCTGTCGCGCCGTTACCGCGTCGCGCAGGAGCCGCTCGGCCAGCTCGTCAAGGCCGCGTTCCAGACCGGCCGTGACGTCGGCCTCGATCCGCTGCTGCTGCTGTCCGTGATGGCGATCGAATCGGGCTTCAACCCGTATGCCGAAAGCGGCGTCGGCGCGAAGGGCCTGATGCAGGTCATGTCGAAGGTTCATTCCGACAAGTTCGAGTATTTCGGCGGCACCGATACCGCACTGCAGCCGCTCGCGAACCTCCAGGTCGGTGCGCTCGTGCTGAAGGACTGCATTGCGCGTGGCGGTTCGCTCGCGAACGGCCTGCGCCTGTATAACGGCTCGACGAATCCGGACGACACCGCATACGGCGCGAAGGTGATGGCCGAGCGCGGTCGCCTGCGCGACGTGTCGCATGGCCGCAGCGTGCCGGTCAACGCGCCGCAGGCGCCGGCGAAGCCGATCGTCACGGCTGCCGCCGTGACCGCGGCAGCGGGCGGTGCGAAGCGCGTGCATGCGACGCTCGAAGCGGCCCAGCCGCTGACGGCGAAGACGGCCGCGCCGAAGGCGCAGCAGCAGGACGACGCGAGCGTCGATACCGCGAAGCAGTCGCACGGCGACCGTTCGGAGCTCGGCGCGTAA
- a CDS encoding pyridoxal phosphate-dependent aminotransferase: MNTATDSLVKLAARVDAIQPFYVMELMKEAQRLESSGRDVIHMGIGEPDFTAPEPVVEAAAAALRRGVTQYTSALGIAPLREAIAAHYARAYGLTISPERIVVTAGASAALLLACLALVGRDDEVLMPDPSYPCNRHFVAAAEGRAVLVPSGPDARFQLTEDDVRTRWGDRTRGVLLASPSNPTGTSLEPDELKRIVEAVRARGGFTIVDEIYQGLSYDAAPVSALSFGDDVVTVNSFSKYFSMTGWRLGWLVVPPALVGTFEKLAQNLFICPSALAQHAALACFEPAALDIYEARRLEFKRRRDFIAPALERLGFTVPVMPDGAFYVYAHCGGVAHPAAGDSAALTTAMLHDAGVVLVPGMDFGVHAPRDYIRLSYATAYSRLEEAVERLATLFRLR, encoded by the coding sequence ATGAATACCGCCACCGATTCGCTCGTCAAGCTCGCCGCACGCGTCGACGCGATCCAGCCCTTCTACGTGATGGAACTGATGAAGGAGGCACAGCGTCTCGAGTCCTCCGGGCGCGATGTTATCCACATGGGCATCGGCGAGCCGGATTTCACCGCGCCGGAGCCGGTCGTCGAGGCTGCGGCCGCGGCACTGCGCCGCGGCGTCACGCAATATACGAGCGCGCTCGGCATTGCGCCGCTGCGCGAAGCGATCGCCGCGCACTACGCGCGTGCCTACGGCCTCACGATCAGCCCGGAACGGATCGTCGTGACGGCCGGCGCGTCGGCTGCGCTGCTGCTCGCGTGCCTCGCGCTCGTCGGGCGTGACGACGAGGTGCTGATGCCCGACCCGTCGTATCCGTGCAACCGGCACTTCGTCGCGGCGGCCGAAGGCCGCGCGGTGCTCGTGCCGAGCGGCCCGGACGCGCGCTTCCAGCTCACCGAGGACGACGTCCGCACGCGCTGGGGCGACCGCACGCGCGGTGTGCTGCTCGCATCGCCGTCGAACCCGACCGGCACGTCGCTCGAACCGGACGAGCTGAAACGGATCGTCGAAGCCGTGCGCGCACGCGGCGGTTTCACGATCGTCGACGAGATCTACCAGGGGCTCAGCTACGACGCGGCGCCCGTGTCGGCGCTTTCATTCGGCGACGACGTCGTCACCGTGAACAGCTTCTCCAAGTACTTCAGCATGACGGGCTGGCGGCTCGGCTGGCTGGTCGTGCCGCCCGCCCTGGTCGGCACGTTCGAGAAGCTGGCGCAGAACCTGTTCATCTGCCCGTCCGCGCTCGCGCAGCATGCGGCGCTCGCGTGCTTCGAGCCCGCCGCGCTCGACATCTACGAAGCGCGCCGGCTCGAATTCAAGCGCCGCCGCGATTTCATCGCACCGGCGCTCGAACGGCTCGGCTTCACGGTGCCCGTGATGCCGGACGGCGCGTTCTATGTGTACGCACACTGCGGCGGCGTCGCCCACCCGGCGGCCGGCGACAGCGCCGCGCTCACGACGGCGATGCTGCACGACGCGGGGGTCGTGCTGGTGCCCGGCATGGACTTCGGTGTCCATGCGCCGCGTGACTATATCCGCCTGTCCTATGCGACGGCCTACTCGCGGCTCGAGGAAGCGGTCGAACGGCTCGCGACGTTGTTCCGGCTGCGCTGA
- the nusB gene encoding transcription antitermination factor NusB, which translates to MKKSARRQSRELATQGLYQWLLSNASSGEIDAQLRGALGYDKADKELLDAILHGVIREHATLVEALTPSLDRPIDQLSPVERAVLLIATFELTHHVETPYRVIINEAVELAKTFGGSDGYKYVNGVLDKLAAKLRPAETQARRNS; encoded by the coding sequence ATGAAGAAGAGCGCCCGCCGACAATCGCGCGAGCTGGCGACGCAGGGGCTGTACCAGTGGCTGCTGTCGAACGCGTCCTCCGGCGAGATCGACGCGCAACTGCGCGGCGCGCTCGGTTACGACAAGGCTGACAAGGAGCTGCTCGACGCGATCCTGCACGGCGTGATCCGCGAGCACGCCACGCTCGTCGAAGCGCTGACGCCGTCGCTCGACCGCCCGATCGACCAGTTGTCGCCGGTCGAACGCGCCGTGCTGCTCATCGCGACGTTCGAGCTCACGCACCACGTCGAAACGCCGTACCGCGTGATCATCAACGAAGCCGTCGAACTCGCGAAGACGTTCGGCGGCTCCGACGGCTACAAGTACGTGAACGGCGTGCTCGACAAGCTCGCCGCGAAGCTGCGCCCCGCCGAAACGCAGGCGCGCCGCAACAGCTGA
- the ribH gene encoding 6,7-dimethyl-8-ribityllumazine synthase — translation MEIGQYQPNLEGDGLRIGIVQSRFNEPVCNGLADACVEELERLGVTGEDVLLVSVPGALEIPLALQKLAESGQFDALIALGAVIRGETYHFELVSNESGAGITRIGLDFNLPIANAVLTTENDEQAVARMTEKGRDAARVAVEMANLTMALDQLGDDDEEDEEEDEDDEEERA, via the coding sequence ATGGAAATCGGACAATACCAACCGAATCTCGAAGGCGACGGCCTGCGGATCGGCATCGTGCAATCGCGCTTCAACGAGCCGGTGTGCAACGGCCTCGCCGATGCGTGCGTCGAGGAACTGGAACGCCTCGGCGTCACCGGTGAAGACGTGCTGCTCGTGTCGGTGCCCGGCGCGCTGGAAATCCCGCTCGCGCTGCAGAAGCTCGCGGAAAGCGGCCAGTTCGACGCGCTGATCGCGCTCGGCGCGGTGATTCGCGGCGAGACCTACCACTTCGAACTCGTGTCGAACGAGAGCGGCGCGGGCATCACCCGCATCGGCCTCGACTTCAACCTGCCGATCGCAAACGCGGTCCTGACGACCGAAAACGACGAGCAGGCCGTCGCGCGCATGACCGAAAAGGGTCGTGACGCCGCGCGCGTCGCCGTCGAGATGGCCAACCTGACGATGGCGCTCGACCAGCTCGGCGACGACGACGAGGAGGACGAAGAAGAGGACGAAGACGACGAAGAGGAGCGCGCATGA
- the ribBA gene encoding bifunctional 3,4-dihydroxy-2-butanone-4-phosphate synthase/GTP cyclohydrolase II, translated as MTLASTLDIIAELKAGRMVILVDEEDRENEGDLVIAAEFVTPEAINFMAKYGRGLICLTLTQERCKQLHLPLMTYRNGTQYGTAFTVSIEAAEGVTTGISAADRAHTIATAVAHDVRPEHIVQPGHVFPIMAQPGGVLVRAGHTEAGCDFTALAGLTPAAVICEIIKDDGTMARLPDLIEFAQEHNLKIGTIADLIQYRSRTESIIERIAERTMQTAHGTFRAVLYRDQPSGSPHIALVRGAPSPDVDTPVRVHEPLSVLDLLETGVSTHSWTLDAAMREIAERDLGVIVLLNCGDTKEHLIDVFKAFDEEEKAAVLKRRPVDFKTFGIGAQILRDVGVGKMQVLSNPRKLGSMSGYGLEVTGFIPMPGGEAKSCPASHA; from the coding sequence ATGACGCTCGCCTCCACGCTCGACATCATCGCCGAGCTGAAAGCCGGCCGGATGGTGATCCTGGTCGACGAAGAAGACCGCGAAAACGAAGGCGATCTCGTGATCGCCGCCGAATTCGTCACGCCGGAAGCGATCAACTTCATGGCCAAGTACGGCCGCGGCCTGATTTGCCTGACGTTGACGCAGGAACGCTGCAAGCAGCTGCACCTGCCGCTGATGACCTACCGCAACGGCACGCAGTACGGCACCGCGTTCACGGTCAGCATCGAAGCGGCCGAAGGCGTGACGACCGGCATCTCGGCCGCCGACCGTGCGCATACGATCGCCACGGCGGTCGCGCACGACGTGCGCCCCGAGCACATCGTGCAGCCGGGCCACGTGTTCCCGATCATGGCGCAGCCGGGCGGCGTGCTCGTGCGCGCGGGCCACACCGAGGCCGGTTGCGACTTCACCGCGCTCGCCGGCCTCACGCCGGCCGCGGTGATCTGCGAGATCATCAAGGACGACGGCACGATGGCGCGCCTGCCCGACCTGATCGAATTCGCGCAGGAGCACAACCTGAAGATCGGCACGATCGCCGACCTGATCCAGTACCGCAGCCGCACCGAATCGATCATCGAGCGGATCGCCGAGCGTACGATGCAGACCGCGCACGGCACCTTCCGCGCGGTGCTCTACCGCGACCAGCCGAGCGGCTCGCCGCACATCGCGCTGGTGCGCGGCGCGCCGTCGCCCGACGTCGATACGCCGGTGCGCGTGCACGAGCCGCTGTCGGTGCTCGACCTGCTCGAAACGGGCGTGTCGACGCACTCGTGGACGCTCGACGCCGCGATGCGCGAGATCGCGGAGCGCGACCTCGGCGTGATCGTGCTGCTCAACTGCGGCGACACGAAGGAACACCTGATCGACGTCTTCAAGGCGTTCGACGAGGAAGAAAAGGCCGCTGTGCTGAAGCGCCGGCCGGTCGATTTCAAGACGTTCGGCATCGGCGCGCAGATCCTGCGCGATGTCGGCGTCGGCAAGATGCAGGTGCTGTCGAATCCGCGCAAGCTGGGCAGCATGTCCGGCTACGGCCTGGAAGTCACGGGCTTCATTCCGATGCCCGGCGGCGAAGCCAAGTCCTGCCCGGCGTCCCACGCGTAA
- a CDS encoding DUF1993 domain-containing protein — translation MSISMYQASLPVLIRGLTNLQHILGKAQAHAAEKQIDPSVFVGARLYPDMLPLVRQVYIATDTAKGCAARLAGVEIPSYPDVEQTFDELHARIQKTIDYLKSFDAAQIDGSETRQIVLKMRVGPIEFTGQSYLLNFVLPNFFFHVTTAYDILRHSGVELGKLDFLGGRDGRM, via the coding sequence ATGTCCATCTCGATGTACCAGGCTTCGCTGCCCGTGCTGATCCGTGGCCTGACCAATCTTCAGCACATCCTCGGCAAGGCGCAGGCGCATGCGGCCGAAAAGCAGATCGATCCGTCGGTGTTCGTCGGCGCCCGCCTGTACCCGGACATGCTGCCGCTCGTCCGCCAGGTCTATATCGCGACCGACACGGCCAAGGGCTGCGCCGCGCGCCTCGCCGGCGTCGAGATTCCGAGCTACCCGGACGTCGAGCAGACCTTCGACGAACTGCACGCACGTATCCAGAAGACGATCGACTACCTGAAAAGCTTCGACGCCGCGCAGATCGACGGCAGCGAGACGCGCCAGATCGTGCTGAAGATGCGTGTCGGCCCGATCGAGTTCACCGGCCAGTCGTACCTGCTCAATTTCGTGCTGCCCAATTTCTTCTTCCACGTGACGACCGCGTACGACATCCTGCGCCACAGCGGCGTCGAGCTCGGCAAGCTCGATTTTCTCGGCGGCCGCGACGGCCGCATGTGA
- a CDS encoding GGDEF domain-containing protein, whose amino-acid sequence MSTPAVLLLVLLINCVATSAVLGSLWRADVPGVRRWLASQALLAIAVGALLAAPSSPVAVLVAVVPYVCATLAILQGFRQFFGVRPVYRTELAAAALLVAAVVWCARDEALSNLRVVFVSVIAVYVRIAIGWLAYCRRPAHRPAFAYGFVWVVAIAGAIVQFARGVAFALGHGGDASLLHATPLNVAFVALAVLSLSCLSMGVVMLAHDRIAERLERLATVDGLTGALMRGAFLEQAEQRCGRAARAGSPHSLVIVDLDNFKAINDRHGHAAGDQALVHFAAVMAGGIRSRDLFGRLGGEEFAVLCPDTPADEAARVIDRLRASLAGAAAGSTRGGVRFTFSAGVAERVAGEPLSQLMARADAALYAAKAAGRDRVIVAAHAQRADVAA is encoded by the coding sequence ATGTCGACTCCCGCCGTTCTGCTGCTCGTCCTGCTGATCAATTGCGTCGCGACGTCGGCGGTGCTCGGCTCGCTGTGGCGTGCCGACGTGCCGGGCGTGCGCCGCTGGCTCGCGTCGCAGGCATTGCTCGCGATTGCGGTCGGTGCGCTGCTCGCCGCGCCGTCGTCGCCGGTGGCCGTCCTGGTCGCCGTCGTGCCGTACGTGTGCGCGACGCTCGCGATCCTGCAGGGCTTCCGGCAATTCTTCGGCGTGCGGCCCGTGTATCGGACGGAGCTGGCCGCGGCCGCGCTGCTGGTCGCGGCGGTCGTCTGGTGTGCACGGGACGAAGCGCTGTCGAACCTGCGCGTCGTATTCGTGTCCGTGATTGCCGTGTATGTTCGCATCGCGATCGGCTGGCTCGCGTATTGCCGGCGCCCCGCGCACCGTCCGGCGTTTGCCTACGGATTTGTGTGGGTGGTCGCGATTGCCGGCGCGATCGTCCAGTTCGCGCGCGGCGTCGCGTTCGCGCTCGGGCACGGCGGCGACGCGTCGCTGCTGCACGCGACGCCGTTGAACGTCGCGTTCGTCGCACTTGCCGTGCTGAGCCTGTCGTGCCTGTCGATGGGCGTCGTGATGCTGGCGCACGACCGCATCGCGGAACGCCTCGAGCGGCTTGCGACCGTCGACGGCCTGACGGGCGCGCTGATGCGCGGGGCCTTTCTCGAGCAGGCCGAACAGCGGTGCGGGCGCGCGGCGCGTGCCGGCTCGCCGCACTCGCTCGTCATCGTCGACCTCGACAACTTCAAGGCCATCAACGATCGCCACGGCCATGCGGCGGGCGACCAGGCGCTCGTGCATTTTGCGGCGGTGATGGCGGGGGGCATCCGGTCTCGCGACCTGTTCGGGCGGCTGGGCGGAGAGGAGTTCGCGGTGCTGTGCCCCGATACGCCCGCGGATGAAGCGGCGCGGGTGATCGATCGCCTGCGCGCATCGCTGGCGGGCGCTGCCGCCGGGTCGACCCGTGGCGGCGTCAGGTTCACGTTCAGCGCGGGTGTCGCCGAGCGCGTTGCCGGCGAGCCGCTGTCGCAGCTGATGGCCCGGGCCGATGCCGCACTGTATGCGGCGAAGGCGGCCGGGCGCGACCGCGTGATCGTCGCCGCGCACGCGCAGCGCGCCGACGTGGCGGCCTGA
- a CDS encoding helix-turn-helix domain-containing protein, which translates to MKKRNLFAELTEGLDALAAEREEKITLRKIKAEVPDALDVSPAEIKAVREASHASQAVMARSLRINVRTYQNWEQGKAKPNAQAATLIRLVAKHPETLRMLETL; encoded by the coding sequence ATGAAGAAGCGAAATCTGTTTGCTGAATTGACTGAGGGTCTCGACGCCCTTGCTGCCGAGCGCGAAGAGAAAATCACACTGCGCAAGATCAAGGCCGAGGTGCCCGATGCGCTCGACGTTTCGCCGGCCGAAATCAAGGCCGTGCGCGAAGCATCTCACGCATCTCAAGCTGTCATGGCTCGAAGCCTGCGCATCAACGTGCGCACGTATCAGAATTGGGAACAAGGCAAGGCCAAACCCAACGCACAGGCCGCCACGCTGATCCGACTGGTCGCCAAGCACCCGGAAACGCTTCGGATGCTGGAAACGCTCTGA
- a CDS encoding type II toxin-antitoxin system RelE/ParE family toxin — protein sequence MHATFIELPPFSRERENYLADDEYAVLQKELLANPEAGDLIKGTGGLRKLRFADKRRQKGKRGGLRVIYYYWVSGYQFWLFTLYDKDEMADLTSDERKAFAKLLEREVTIRSKQ from the coding sequence GTGCATGCGACCTTCATCGAACTGCCGCCATTTTCCCGTGAACGCGAGAACTACCTCGCGGATGATGAGTACGCCGTGCTGCAGAAAGAGCTGCTGGCTAATCCCGAGGCCGGTGACTTGATCAAGGGAACCGGCGGTCTGCGGAAGCTGAGGTTCGCTGACAAACGTCGCCAGAAAGGCAAACGCGGTGGCCTACGAGTGATCTATTACTACTGGGTTAGCGGTTATCAATTCTGGTTGTTCACGCTGTACGACAAGGATGAAATGGCAGACCTGACCAGTGACGAGCGGAAAGCCTTCGCGAAGCTACTGGAAAGAGAGGTCACGATACGGAGCAAGCAATGA
- the ribD gene encoding bifunctional diaminohydroxyphosphoribosylaminopyrimidine deaminase/5-amino-6-(5-phosphoribosylamino)uracil reductase RibD gives MFSDIDFAHMQRALALAARGMYTTAPNPRVGCVIVKDGDVIGEGFTQPAGQDHAEVQALKDARARGYDVAGSTVYVTLEPCSHFGRTPPCANALIDARVAKVVAAMEDPNPQVSGRGLGMLRDAGIDVRCGLLAHEAGELNIGFVSRMTRGRPWVRMKTAASLDGRTALPSGESQWITGEAARLDGHAWRARACAILTGIGTVREDNPLLTVRGIDTPRQPQRILVDSRLDLPLDARLLEGAPLLIFCGRLDAAGEVRAKVLKARGAEIVPLANAHGKVDLPAMLAALGARGVNELHVEAGHKLNGSLLREQCVDELLVYLAPSLLGGDAAGMFDLAAPASLDARTRLSFHSIERIGDDLRILARFTPADAAH, from the coding sequence ATGTTCTCGGATATCGATTTCGCCCACATGCAGCGTGCGCTCGCGCTCGCCGCGCGCGGCATGTATACGACGGCACCGAACCCGCGTGTCGGCTGCGTGATCGTCAAGGACGGCGACGTGATCGGCGAAGGCTTCACGCAGCCGGCCGGCCAGGATCACGCGGAAGTCCAGGCGCTGAAGGACGCGCGCGCGCGCGGCTACGACGTCGCGGGCTCGACCGTCTACGTCACGCTCGAACCGTGCAGCCATTTCGGCCGCACGCCGCCGTGCGCGAACGCGCTGATCGACGCGCGCGTCGCGAAGGTCGTCGCCGCGATGGAAGACCCGAACCCGCAGGTATCGGGGCGCGGCCTCGGAATGCTGCGCGACGCCGGCATCGACGTCCGCTGCGGGCTGCTCGCGCATGAAGCCGGCGAACTGAACATCGGCTTCGTGTCGCGGATGACACGCGGCCGCCCGTGGGTACGGATGAAGACCGCCGCGTCGCTCGACGGCCGCACCGCGCTGCCGTCCGGCGAAAGCCAGTGGATCACCGGCGAGGCCGCGCGCCTCGACGGGCACGCGTGGCGTGCGCGCGCCTGCGCGATCCTGACCGGCATCGGTACCGTGCGCGAGGACAACCCGCTGCTGACCGTGCGCGGAATCGACACGCCGCGCCAGCCGCAGCGCATCCTGGTCGACAGCCGCCTCGACCTGCCGCTCGACGCGCGGCTGCTCGAAGGCGCCCCGCTGCTGATCTTCTGCGGCCGGCTCGACGCCGCCGGCGAAGTGCGGGCGAAGGTGCTGAAGGCGCGCGGCGCGGAAATCGTGCCGCTCGCGAATGCGCACGGCAAGGTCGACCTGCCCGCGATGCTGGCGGCGCTCGGCGCACGCGGCGTCAACGAACTGCACGTCGAGGCCGGCCACAAGCTGAACGGCTCGCTGCTGCGCGAACAGTGCGTCGACGAGTTGCTCGTCTATCTCGCACCGAGCCTGCTGGGCGGCGATGCGGCTGGCATGTTCGACCTCGCCGCGCCGGCGAGCCTCGATGCGCGCACGCGGCTCTCATTTCACAGCATTGAGCGGATCGGCGACGATCTGCGGATCCTCGCGCGCTTCACGCCGGCGGACGCCGCGCACTGA
- the hemL gene encoding glutamate-1-semialdehyde 2,1-aminomutase, with product MSNNQILFERAQKTIPGGVNSPVRAFRSVGGTPRFVARAQGPYFWDADGKQYIDYIGSWGPMIVGHVHPEVLSAVQNVLADGFSFGAPTEAEIEIAEEICKLVPSIEQVRMVSSGTEATMSALRLARGFTGRSRIVKFEGCYHGHADSLLVKAGSGLLTFGNPTSAGVPADIAKHTTVLEYNNVAALEEAFGAFGDEIAAVIVEPVAGNMNLVRGTPEFLDALRALCTKHGAVLIFDEVMCGFRVALGGAQAYYGITADLTCLGKVIGGGMPAAAFGGRRDIMAHLAPLGGVYQAGTLSGNPIAVAAGLKTLQLIQAPGFYDALTAQTKRLADGLAAEARAAGVPFAADSIGAMFGLYFAERVPTRFAEVTKSDTERFNRFFHLMLDEGVYFAPSAYEAGFVSSTHDDAVIDATLAAARRAFAALAA from the coding sequence ATGTCCAACAATCAGATCCTCTTCGAACGCGCCCAGAAGACCATTCCCGGCGGCGTCAACTCGCCGGTGCGCGCATTCCGTTCGGTCGGCGGCACGCCGCGCTTCGTCGCGCGCGCGCAAGGCCCGTATTTCTGGGATGCCGACGGCAAGCAGTACATCGACTACATCGGCTCGTGGGGCCCGATGATCGTCGGCCACGTCCATCCTGAAGTGCTGTCGGCCGTGCAGAACGTGCTCGCCGACGGCTTCTCGTTCGGCGCACCGACCGAAGCCGAGATCGAGATCGCCGAGGAAATCTGCAAGCTCGTGCCGTCGATCGAGCAGGTGCGGATGGTGTCGAGCGGCACCGAGGCCACGATGAGCGCGCTGCGCCTCGCGCGCGGCTTCACGGGCCGCAGCCGCATCGTCAAGTTCGAGGGCTGCTACCACGGCCACGCGGACAGCCTGCTCGTGAAGGCCGGCTCGGGCCTGCTGACGTTCGGCAACCCGACGTCGGCCGGCGTGCCCGCCGACATCGCGAAGCACACGACCGTCCTCGAATACAACAACGTCGCCGCGCTCGAGGAAGCGTTCGGCGCGTTCGGCGACGAGATCGCCGCCGTGATCGTCGAGCCGGTCGCGGGCAACATGAACCTCGTGCGCGGCACGCCGGAATTCCTCGACGCGCTACGCGCACTGTGCACGAAGCACGGCGCCGTGCTGATCTTCGACGAAGTGATGTGCGGGTTCCGCGTCGCGCTCGGCGGCGCGCAGGCTTACTACGGGATCACGGCCGACCTCACCTGCCTCGGCAAGGTGATCGGCGGCGGGATGCCGGCTGCCGCGTTCGGCGGCCGCCGCGACATCATGGCCCACCTCGCGCCGCTCGGCGGCGTCTACCAGGCCGGCACGCTGTCGGGCAACCCGATCGCGGTCGCCGCGGGGCTGAAGACGCTGCAACTGATCCAGGCGCCGGGCTTCTACGATGCGCTCACCGCGCAGACGAAGCGGCTCGCCGACGGCCTCGCGGCCGAAGCGCGCGCGGCCGGCGTGCCGTTCGCGGCCGACTCGATCGGCGCGATGTTCGGCCTCTACTTCGCCGAACGCGTGCCGACCCGCTTCGCCGAAGTCACGAAGAGCGACACCGAGCGCTTCAACCGCTTCTTCCACCTGATGCTCGACGAAGGCGTGTATTTCGCGCCGTCCGCGTACGAGGCCGGCTTCGTGTCGAGCACGCACGACGACGCGGTGATCGACGCGACGCTCGCGGCCGCGCGCCGCGCGTTCGCCGCACTCGCTGCCTGA
- a CDS encoding Bcr/CflA family multidrug efflux MFS transporter, giving the protein MSHVVRRRPDARLILLLGALAACGPIATDMYLPSLPSIADGFSVSPGAAQRTLTSFMAGFSVGMLLYGPLSDTWGRRPVLLGGIALFTLASIGCFVSNSIDMLILVRFLQALGAGAASVLSRAIARDAHEPTDAAKVLSMVAIVTAVGPLLAPLIGGQILRFSGWRGVFVVLAVFGAVCATTAYLRVPETWPKERRKSAAVLASFASYGRILSDPVAWGHMLCGGMAFASMFSYITATPFVYIEYFHVSPQHYGLLFGLNVVGIMIGNFTNTRLVGRVGSLRIIAAASLVSCIASLAVALVALTGWGGLWSIVVCLFFVVGVVGILSANCTTDLMHRYPHNAGASAAVFGAMQLALGALASVAIGALADGTPFAMGVTIGVTGVLCFVGRCLVLHWHGRPVPAGA; this is encoded by the coding sequence ATGTCTCACGTCGTCCGGCGCCGGCCCGATGCCCGGCTGATCCTGTTGCTCGGCGCGCTCGCCGCCTGCGGGCCGATCGCTACCGACATGTACCTGCCGAGCCTGCCGTCGATCGCCGACGGCTTCTCCGTCAGCCCCGGCGCCGCGCAGCGCACGCTGACCAGTTTCATGGCCGGCTTCTCGGTCGGCATGCTGCTGTACGGCCCGCTGTCCGACACGTGGGGCCGCCGGCCCGTGCTGCTCGGCGGCATCGCGCTGTTTACGCTCGCGAGCATCGGCTGCTTCGTGTCGAACTCGATCGACATGCTGATCCTCGTGCGTTTCCTGCAGGCGCTCGGCGCCGGCGCGGCGTCGGTGCTGTCGCGTGCGATCGCGCGCGACGCGCACGAGCCGACCGACGCGGCGAAGGTGCTGTCGATGGTCGCGATCGTCACTGCGGTCGGGCCGCTGCTGGCGCCGCTGATCGGCGGGCAGATCCTGCGTTTCTCGGGCTGGCGCGGCGTGTTCGTCGTGCTGGCCGTGTTCGGCGCGGTGTGCGCGACGACCGCGTACCTGCGCGTGCCCGAAACCTGGCCGAAGGAGCGGCGCAAGAGCGCGGCCGTGCTCGCGTCGTTCGCATCGTACGGGCGCATCCTGTCCGATCCCGTCGCATGGGGGCACATGCTGTGCGGCGGGATGGCGTTCGCGTCGATGTTCTCGTACATCACCGCGACACCGTTCGTCTACATCGAGTATTTCCACGTGTCGCCGCAGCACTACGGGCTGCTGTTCGGCCTGAACGTGGTCGGCATCATGATCGGCAACTTCACGAACACGCGGCTGGTCGGCCGCGTCGGCTCGCTGCGCATCATCGCGGCCGCGTCGCTGGTGAGTTGCATCGCGTCGCTCGCGGTCGCGCTCGTCGCGCTGACGGGGTGGGGCGGGCTGTGGTCGATCGTCGTGTGCCTGTTCTTCGTCGTCGGCGTGGTCGGGATCCTGTCCGCGAACTGCACGACCGACCTGATGCATCGTTATCCGCACAATGCGGGCGCGTCGGCGGCGGTGTTCGGCGCGATGCAGCTTGCGCTCGGCGCGCTGGCGAGCGTCGCGATCGGCGCACTCGCGGACGGCACGCCGTTCGCGATGGGCGTGACGATCGGCGTCACCGGCGTGCTGTGTTTCGTCGGGCGCTGTCTCGTATTGCATTGGCACGGACGGCCCGTGCCAGCCGGGGCTTGA